One genomic segment of Streptomyces liangshanensis includes these proteins:
- a CDS encoding acyl-CoA dehydrogenase family protein: protein MAGSADFDLYRPSEEHDMLRETVRALAEAKIGPFAAAVDEEARFPQEALDALVAADLHAIHVPEEYGGAGGDALATVIVVEEVARVCASSSLIPAVNKLGSLPVILAGSPDLKKKYLGPLAKGDALFSYALSEPDAGSDAGGMKTRAVRDGDHYVLDGVKRWISNAGVSEYYTVMAVTDPEKRTKGISAFVVEKSDPGVSFGAPEKKLGIKGSPTREVYLDQVRIPADRLIGAEGTGFATAMKTLDHTRITIAAQALGIAQGALDYAKGYVQERKQFGKPVADFQGVQFMLADMAMKLEAARQLTYAAAARSERVTAGGTKEDLTFFGAAAKCFASDAAMEITTDAVQLLGGYGYTRDYPVERMMRDAKITQIYEGTNQIQRIVMARNLP from the coding sequence GTGGCCGGATCGGCTGATTTCGACCTGTACCGCCCCTCCGAGGAGCACGACATGCTCCGCGAGACCGTCCGCGCGCTCGCCGAGGCGAAGATCGGCCCGTTCGCCGCCGCGGTCGACGAGGAGGCCCGCTTCCCGCAGGAGGCGCTGGACGCGCTGGTCGCGGCCGACCTGCACGCCATCCACGTCCCGGAGGAGTACGGGGGCGCGGGCGGCGACGCGCTCGCCACCGTGATCGTCGTCGAGGAGGTCGCCCGCGTCTGCGCCTCGTCCTCCCTGATCCCCGCCGTGAACAAGCTGGGCTCGCTGCCGGTGATCCTCGCCGGCTCCCCGGACCTGAAGAAGAAGTACCTGGGTCCGCTGGCCAAGGGGGACGCGCTGTTCTCGTACGCCCTCTCCGAGCCGGACGCGGGCTCGGACGCGGGCGGGATGAAGACGCGGGCGGTACGGGACGGCGACCACTACGTCCTCGACGGCGTGAAGCGCTGGATCTCCAACGCCGGTGTGTCCGAGTACTACACGGTGATGGCCGTCACCGACCCCGAGAAGCGCACCAAGGGCATCAGCGCCTTCGTGGTCGAGAAGTCCGACCCGGGCGTGTCCTTCGGCGCCCCGGAGAAGAAGCTCGGCATCAAGGGCTCCCCGACCCGCGAGGTCTACCTGGACCAGGTCCGCATCCCCGCGGACCGCCTCATCGGCGCGGAGGGTACGGGCTTCGCCACCGCGATGAAGACCCTGGACCACACCCGCATCACCATCGCGGCCCAGGCCCTCGGCATCGCCCAGGGCGCCCTGGACTACGCGAAGGGGTACGTCCAGGAACGCAAGCAGTTCGGCAAGCCCGTCGCCGACTTCCAGGGCGTCCAGTTCATGCTGGCCGACATGGCGATGAAGCTCGAAGCGGCCCGCCAGCTCACCTACGCGGCGGCGGCCCGCTCGGAACGCGTCACGGCGGGCGGCACCAAGGAGGACCTGACCTTCTTCGGCGCGGCGGCCAAGTGCTTCGCCTCGGACGCGGCCATGGAGATCACCACGGACGCGGTCCAACTCCTCGGCGGCTACGGCTACACCCGCGACTACCCGGTGGAACGCATGATGCGCGACGCGAAAATCACGCAAATCTACGAAGGCACCAACCAGATCCAGCGCATCGTCATGGCCCGCAACCTCCCGTAA
- a CDS encoding methyltransferase domain-containing protein, with protein MTTQQRLVRSLVGKGALPPEWRDAVASVDRALFIPEVIVGGDFAEDPEEWLRIVYADRPVVTQVNDGHPAPDDAFRLPTSSSSMPSVMLEMLALLDVRDGHRVLEIGTGTGYHAAWLSHRLGETRVTSVEVDEQVLSLAEANLKRAGFRPTTILGDGRDGHREGAPYDRIVCTCTMRDVPGAWLEQCPDGRIVTPWGSSFFSGSFATLDVVDGKAQGTFSGSPAFMWDRAHRGGAGRIADLYRAEEGVKGTTDIPPQNVVQDDPAFFIGLTLTDAWFRWCEADDNSGEATLWFFADDGASWATVEYVPDSETYEVEQYGSRALWDDVREAFLQWHDLGTPERARFGLSVDGDGQRVWMDDPHHVVGRRR; from the coding sequence ATGACAACACAGCAGCGGCTTGTTCGGAGCCTCGTGGGGAAGGGCGCGCTGCCACCGGAGTGGCGCGACGCCGTGGCGTCGGTGGATCGGGCGCTGTTCATTCCTGAGGTGATCGTCGGTGGTGATTTCGCCGAGGACCCGGAGGAATGGTTACGGATCGTCTACGCGGACAGGCCGGTCGTGACCCAGGTCAACGACGGGCACCCCGCGCCCGACGATGCCTTCCGGTTGCCCACGTCGTCCTCGTCCATGCCGTCGGTCATGCTCGAAATGCTCGCCCTGCTGGACGTACGGGACGGGCATCGCGTTCTGGAGATCGGCACCGGTACCGGCTACCACGCCGCATGGCTCTCCCACCGCTTGGGCGAGACCCGGGTGACCAGTGTGGAGGTGGACGAACAGGTGCTGTCCCTGGCCGAGGCGAATCTGAAGCGGGCCGGGTTCCGGCCGACGACGATTCTCGGTGACGGCCGCGACGGGCATCGCGAAGGAGCGCCGTACGACCGGATCGTCTGCACCTGCACGATGCGTGACGTGCCTGGAGCGTGGTTGGAGCAGTGTCCGGACGGGCGGATCGTCACGCCCTGGGGGAGCAGTTTCTTCAGCGGCTCGTTCGCCACCCTGGACGTGGTGGACGGGAAGGCCCAGGGCACGTTCTCCGGGTCGCCGGCCTTCATGTGGGATCGCGCCCACCGGGGCGGGGCCGGGCGTATCGCGGACCTGTACCGCGCGGAGGAAGGGGTGAAGGGGACGACGGACATCCCGCCGCAGAATGTTGTCCAGGACGATCCGGCCTTCTTCATCGGCCTGACCCTCACCGACGCGTGGTTCCGGTGGTGCGAGGCCGACGACAACAGTGGGGAAGCCACCTTGTGGTTCTTCGCCGACGACGGCGCGTCATGGGCGACGGTGGAGTACGTCCCGGACTCGGAGACGTACGAGGTGGAGCAGTACGGCTCGCGGGCGCTGTGGGACGACGTACGCGAGGCGTTCCTTCAGTGGCACGACCTGGGGACGCCGGAGCGCGCCCGCTTCGGGCTGTCGGTGGACGGGGACGGGCAGCGGGTCTGGATGGACGACCCACACCACGTCGTCGGCCGACGGCGGTAG
- a CDS encoding DUF6879 family protein — protein sequence MSQNEPGFDELLAAAERSAVHLEMRDSYGVGDEADDFETWKRTGRRDIEPTSSYWTPWVDLVRSTVARGVVVRRARVVSEPVTDYIRYEHAGTVVNLHAGERVRWLPRRRASDIALPGNDCWVFDGAIVLFNHFSGEGDWSEPGWEVRSEPAVAGLASAAFEAVWERGIPHENYTV from the coding sequence ATGTCGCAGAACGAGCCGGGCTTTGACGAGCTGCTGGCCGCGGCCGAGCGCTCCGCCGTACACCTGGAGATGCGCGACTCGTACGGCGTCGGGGACGAAGCCGACGACTTCGAGACCTGGAAGCGCACCGGCCGGCGCGACATCGAACCGACGTCCTCCTACTGGACGCCGTGGGTTGATCTGGTTCGGAGCACGGTCGCCCGAGGCGTGGTGGTCCGCCGCGCTCGGGTCGTGTCGGAACCGGTGACCGATTACATCCGGTACGAGCACGCGGGCACGGTGGTCAACCTGCACGCCGGGGAACGGGTTCGCTGGCTGCCGAGGCGGCGCGCTTCGGACATCGCGCTTCCCGGAAACGACTGCTGGGTGTTCGACGGAGCGATCGTGCTCTTCAACCACTTCTCCGGTGAGGGGGACTGGTCCGAGCCGGGCTGGGAGGTTCGTTCCGAACCCGCGGTGGCAGGACTGGCCTCGGCTGCGTTCGAGGCGGTCTGGGAACGCGGCATCCCGCACGAGAACTACACGGTCTGA
- a CDS encoding LCP family protein translates to MDAQNRGQADEIDPADQWVLNPRTGNYELRLDHSGGQSAPASPPPGARSGRRGTPPSAKSEAPGRGRDTPRTDTPAGGTPRRGGARGKGGAADSGTRAADVPGQRSRRAGKGPANETQAAAGRRKRKQKKSRAKKVLLWTGGTMAVVLIAASTGGYLYYRHLNGNISTIDVAGASDKGFEKDKPINILVIGTDKRTGAGNQSYGDAGSVGHADTTLLFHVSQDRTNATVLSIPRDLVLDIPECTTKTADGETKVIPATPHSVSEPRFNTSLGQDGRDPGCTMATVKELTGITPDHFMMADFNAVKTMSTAVGGVQVCVDKAVDDPKSHLKLPAGESTIAGEQALAFVRTRHAFGDGSDLTRIKTQQQFLSSLLRQMASKDTLTNVSKVTDLAEAATKSLTVDSGIGSITKLVSLAKEIAKVSPKNITFATVPVLDNPGEAPTRRATVVVNEAPAEQLFSLIANDTSLSEVKEKESAAKAAQNKVLQGPKADAADVRVDVFNGGGPQGSAQTTLNWLQNDEGVLKSTNKGNAPAPLAKTTLVYAPNQADQARALAAMMGLPGAALKQGTEDAVGLQAMELTLGKDFKGAGVPITGPAKAPVPTTKADKQVCAK, encoded by the coding sequence GTGGATGCGCAGAACCGTGGACAGGCGGACGAGATCGACCCCGCCGACCAGTGGGTACTCAACCCGCGAACCGGTAATTACGAACTGCGACTGGACCACTCCGGAGGGCAGTCGGCCCCCGCGTCGCCGCCGCCGGGGGCCCGCTCCGGCAGGCGTGGCACGCCGCCGAGCGCCAAGTCGGAGGCGCCCGGGCGGGGCAGGGACACGCCGAGGACGGACACGCCCGCCGGGGGCACGCCCCGGCGCGGCGGTGCCCGGGGGAAGGGCGGCGCGGCGGACAGCGGGACGCGCGCCGCCGACGTACCGGGGCAGCGCAGCCGCCGGGCCGGCAAGGGCCCCGCGAACGAGACGCAGGCGGCGGCCGGCCGGCGCAAGCGCAAGCAGAAGAAGTCGCGGGCGAAGAAGGTGCTGCTGTGGACCGGCGGCACGATGGCGGTGGTACTCATCGCCGCGTCCACCGGCGGGTACCTGTACTACCGGCACCTGAACGGCAACATCTCGACCATCGACGTGGCGGGCGCGAGCGACAAGGGCTTCGAGAAGGACAAGCCCATCAACATCCTCGTGATCGGCACGGACAAGCGCACCGGAGCCGGGAACCAGAGCTACGGCGACGCGGGCAGCGTCGGCCACGCCGACACGACCCTCCTCTTCCACGTCTCCCAGGACCGGACGAACGCGACGGTGCTGTCCATCCCGCGTGACCTCGTCCTCGACATCCCGGAGTGCACGACCAAGACCGCGGACGGCGAGACCAAGGTCATTCCGGCCACACCGCACAGTGTGTCGGAACCGCGGTTCAACACCAGCCTCGGCCAGGACGGCCGCGACCCCGGCTGCACGATGGCCACGGTCAAGGAACTCACCGGGATCACACCGGACCACTTCATGATGGCCGACTTCAACGCCGTGAAGACGATGAGCACGGCGGTGGGCGGGGTCCAGGTGTGTGTCGACAAGGCCGTCGACGACCCCAAGTCGCACCTCAAGCTTCCCGCGGGCGAGAGCACCATCGCGGGCGAGCAGGCGCTCGCCTTCGTCCGTACGCGCCACGCCTTCGGCGACGGGAGCGACCTGACCCGTATCAAGACGCAGCAGCAGTTCCTGAGCTCGCTGCTGCGGCAGATGGCGTCCAAGGACACCCTCACCAACGTCTCCAAGGTGACGGACCTGGCCGAGGCGGCGACGAAGTCGCTGACGGTCGACTCCGGCATCGGCTCCATCACCAAGCTCGTGTCGCTGGCGAAGGAAATCGCCAAGGTCAGTCCCAAGAACATCACCTTCGCCACCGTCCCGGTGCTGGACAACCCGGGCGAGGCCCCGACGAGGAGGGCCACGGTGGTCGTCAACGAGGCGCCGGCCGAGCAGCTGTTCTCGTTGATCGCGAACGACACCTCGCTGAGCGAGGTGAAGGAGAAGGAGAGCGCGGCCAAGGCCGCGCAGAACAAGGTCCTCCAGGGCCCGAAGGCGGATGCCGCGGACGTGCGCGTGGACGTCTTCAACGGCGGCGGCCCGCAGGGCTCGGCGCAGACGACGCTCAACTGGCTCCAGAACGACGAGGGCGTGCTCAAGTCCACGAACAAGGGCAACGCGCCGGCGCCGTTGGCCAAGACGACCCTCGTGTACGCGCCCAACCAGGCCGACCAGGCCCGCGCGCTCGCCGCGATGATGGGGCTGCCGGGCGCGGCGCTGAAGCAGGGGACGGAGGACGCGGTGGGTCTCCAGGCGATGGAGCTGACCCTCGGCAAGGACTTCAAGGGCGCGGGGGTGCCCATCACCGGTCCGGCAAAGGCGCCGGTGCCGACCACAAAAGCCGACAAACAGGTCTGCGCCAAGTGA
- a CDS encoding LCP family protein translates to MRAATTLSVLVLGAGGIGHAVVTSLDTGIDRVDAFKDMKNRPDAGHGLNLLLVGTDGRDRITEAERQKYRLGGAPCHCTDTIMLVHLSEDGKRASVVSLPRDSYAEIPAHTDSTTGKKHKAHPVKINAAYAEGGPNLTVRTVEHMTGVKISHYLEVDFTSFMKTVDTIGGVEICTPRALKDSYTGLDLTPGTHRLDGGQALQYVRSRHIDGNADLSRMQRQQRFVAALISRATSNGVLLNPVKFRDVTRALLGSVRADAGFGAQQLLSLNKAMRGFSPSSSEFTSVPLLAKGVSLPGIGSTVKWDPEKSKKLFRALREDKPLALPGPSVPRDPAAGPAPGAAGAPGPSAAPPASVPPPAASKAPGTAAAGAPSAAPSAAASAAPPGAPSAAPKAALVDVKPADIRVQVYNATRTDGLGKQVDDALRATGFRTTGAPLAAGVRDVKRTQVLYDPRWDRSARSLAAALPGSELRAVKGQGGTLKVMAGSEYRTVAPVRVEATPAGRFEAMTGDQVACP, encoded by the coding sequence ATGCGCGCGGCGACCACCCTGTCCGTGCTCGTGCTGGGCGCCGGCGGGATCGGCCACGCGGTGGTGACCAGCCTCGACACCGGGATCGACCGGGTCGACGCCTTCAAGGACATGAAGAACAGGCCCGACGCGGGCCACGGCCTCAACCTCCTCCTCGTCGGCACCGACGGCCGGGACAGGATCACCGAGGCCGAGCGGCAGAAGTACCGGCTGGGCGGCGCGCCCTGCCACTGCACCGACACGATCATGCTGGTCCACCTCTCGGAGGACGGGAAGCGGGCCAGCGTCGTGAGCCTGCCCCGCGACAGTTACGCCGAGATCCCCGCGCACACCGACTCCACCACAGGCAAGAAGCACAAGGCGCACCCGGTGAAGATCAACGCGGCGTACGCGGAGGGCGGTCCCAACCTCACGGTCAGGACCGTGGAGCACATGACGGGCGTGAAGATCAGCCACTACCTGGAGGTCGACTTCACCAGCTTCATGAAGACGGTGGACACGATCGGCGGGGTCGAGATCTGCACGCCGCGGGCGCTGAAGGACTCGTACACCGGACTCGACCTGACCCCCGGCACGCACCGGCTCGACGGCGGCCAGGCCCTCCAGTACGTGCGGTCGCGGCACATCGACGGCAACGCCGACCTCAGCCGGATGCAACGCCAGCAGCGTTTCGTCGCGGCGCTGATCAGCCGGGCCACGAGCAACGGGGTGCTGCTGAACCCGGTGAAGTTCCGCGACGTGACGCGGGCCCTGCTCGGTTCGGTACGGGCGGACGCGGGCTTCGGCGCGCAGCAGCTGCTGAGCCTGAACAAGGCGATGCGCGGCTTCTCCCCGTCGTCCTCGGAGTTCACCTCCGTACCTCTGCTGGCCAAGGGAGTGTCGCTGCCGGGCATCGGCTCGACGGTGAAGTGGGACCCGGAGAAGTCGAAGAAGCTGTTCCGGGCGCTGCGCGAGGACAAGCCGCTGGCGCTGCCGGGACCGTCGGTCCCCCGGGACCCGGCCGCCGGGCCGGCACCTGGGGCGGCGGGTGCGCCGGGGCCGTCCGCCGCGCCGCCGGCGTCCGTACCGCCGCCCGCCGCGTCGAAGGCCCCGGGGACGGCGGCGGCCGGGGCGCCTTCCGCGGCACCCTCCGCGGCAGCTTCCGCGGCACCTCCGGGGGCACCTTCCGCGGCTCCCAAGGCCGCCCTCGTCGACGTGAAGCCGGCGGACATCCGGGTGCAGGTCTACAACGCGACCCGTACGGACGGCCTGGGCAAGCAGGTGGACGACGCGCTGCGCGCCACCGGCTTCCGTACGACGGGCGCGCCGCTCGCCGCCGGCGTACGGGACGTCAAGCGCACACAGGTGCTCTACGACCCGCGCTGGGACCGTTCGGCGCGGTCCCTGGCGGCCGCGCTGCCGGGCAGCGAGCTGCGGGCCGTGAAGGGGCAGGGCGGGACGCTGAAGGTGATGGCGGGGTCGGAGTACCGGACGGTGGCGCCGGTACGGGTCGAGGCGACGCCCGCGGGTCGGTTCGAGGCGATGACGGGCGACCAGGTGGCGTGCCCCTGA
- a CDS encoding LCP family protein: MGHSSTPRERSRRRQPHARELGWDDSLYDAGSDGGAPSDGTGGSGGAVDGPAGDGADRAGGADGHGTDGTAPRKARKGGKPPRRRGWRVVRWTAGVLALLLLVAAGAGYLYYRHLNGNIRTDDRNNGDTGLKKPAANEAGQTPLNILLIGSDSRADPENVKLGGSKDTAGNPPLADVQMLFHVSADRKNASVVSIPRDTRVDIPECKDSATGKVYPKTNGIINETLGRGGPGCTLSTWENLTGVYIDHWMTIDFSGVVQMADAIGGVDVCVKDNVWDRPLPGVPGGSGLKLEKGTTRIQGKQALQWLRTRHAFSSDIGRARAQHMYMNSMIRELKSQNVFTDSLRLRGLAEAATKSLEVSKEIGTVKKLFDLGMQLKAVPTNRLTMTTMPWIEDPQNRNHVVPNKADADRMWTMIRDDVAFDANGDKAEAAGKPTGPASKAPSDAPADTGVTVLNGTGGEQAPVSGRARAVADVLDGKGFTRAEAGTQQSPQEATEVTYPSADLEGDAQAVAKALGIPLTSVTQSTSVSGITVVVGADWRTGTSYPAKAKPKAGGIPGTADAINGSDSKACMDVYAPYRF, translated from the coding sequence GTGGGTCACAGCAGCACGCCCAGGGAGCGGTCGCGGCGGCGCCAGCCGCACGCCCGTGAACTGGGCTGGGACGACAGCCTGTACGACGCGGGCTCCGACGGCGGCGCACCGTCGGACGGTACGGGCGGCTCGGGCGGCGCGGTGGACGGGCCGGCCGGTGACGGGGCTGACAGGGCCGGCGGGGCGGACGGGCACGGTACGGACGGGACCGCGCCCCGCAAGGCCCGTAAAGGCGGGAAACCCCCCAGACGCCGGGGCTGGCGCGTCGTCCGCTGGACCGCGGGTGTCCTCGCCCTGCTGCTGCTCGTGGCCGCCGGGGCCGGATACCTGTACTACCGGCACCTCAACGGCAACATACGCACCGACGACCGCAACAACGGCGACACCGGCCTCAAGAAGCCCGCGGCCAACGAGGCCGGGCAGACCCCTCTCAACATCCTGCTGATCGGCTCGGACAGCCGCGCGGATCCGGAGAACGTCAAGCTCGGCGGCAGCAAGGACACCGCGGGCAATCCCCCGCTCGCGGACGTGCAGATGCTGTTCCACGTCTCCGCCGACCGCAAGAACGCCTCGGTCGTCAGCATCCCCCGCGACACCCGCGTCGACATCCCGGAGTGCAAGGACAGCGCGACCGGCAAGGTCTACCCGAAGACCAACGGCATCATCAACGAGACCCTGGGGCGCGGCGGCCCCGGCTGCACGCTCAGCACCTGGGAGAACCTCACCGGCGTCTACATCGACCACTGGATGACGATCGACTTCTCCGGTGTGGTGCAGATGGCCGACGCGATCGGCGGGGTCGACGTCTGCGTCAAGGACAACGTCTGGGACCGGCCGCTGCCGGGCGTGCCGGGCGGCTCCGGGCTGAAGCTGGAGAAGGGCACGACCCGTATCCAGGGCAAGCAGGCCTTGCAGTGGCTGCGGACGCGGCACGCGTTCTCCAGCGACATCGGCCGGGCCAGGGCCCAGCACATGTACATGAACTCGATGATCCGTGAGCTCAAGTCGCAGAACGTCTTCACCGACTCGCTGCGGCTCAGGGGCCTCGCCGAGGCGGCCACGAAGTCGCTGGAGGTCTCCAAGGAGATCGGTACGGTCAAGAAGCTGTTCGACCTCGGCATGCAGCTCAAGGCCGTGCCGACCAACCGCCTCACGATGACGACCATGCCGTGGATCGAGGACCCGCAGAACCGGAACCACGTCGTCCCCAACAAGGCGGACGCCGACCGCATGTGGACGATGATCCGCGACGACGTGGCGTTCGACGCCAACGGCGACAAGGCCGAGGCGGCCGGGAAGCCCACCGGGCCCGCGTCGAAGGCGCCGTCCGACGCGCCCGCCGACACGGGCGTGACGGTGCTCAACGGGACCGGCGGGGAGCAGGCCCCGGTGTCGGGCCGCGCGCGGGCCGTCGCGGACGTGCTCGACGGCAAGGGCTTCACGCGGGCCGAGGCGGGCACGCAGCAGAGCCCGCAGGAGGCCACGGAGGTGACGTACCCGAGCGCGGACCTGGAGGGGGACGCCCAGGCCGTCGCGAAGGCCCTCGGGATCCCGCTGACGTCGGTCACACAGTCCACGAGCGTCTCGGGGATCACGGTCGTCGTGGGCGCCGACTGGCGCACCGGCACGTCGTACCCGGCGAAGGCGAAGCCGAAGGCGGGGGGCATCCCCGGTACGGCGGACGCCATCAACGGGTCGGACAGCAAGGCGTGCATGGACGTGTACGCGCCGTACCGCTTCTGA
- a CDS encoding helix-turn-helix domain-containing protein yields MSASPSSSAQAAREAIAARLGDLRKDAELTGHELALRCGWSPAKSSRIERAKTPASAADIRAWCEACGAVDQTDDLIAANRQADQMYVHWQKLHRHGMRRAQEEVVPLYERTRHFRVYCSNVVPGILQTEAYAAALLSTIAAFQGTPDDSDTAAASRVERSRVLHEGDHRFALLLEETVLRYRIGDDATMAGQLGYLLAVMALPNVSLGVIPFTAQRRVWPLEAFYLFDSRQASVELLTAAVNVSAPSEVATYAKAFSELSRIAVHGAPARALISESITRLG; encoded by the coding sequence ATGTCCGCATCCCCCTCCTCCAGCGCCCAGGCCGCCCGTGAAGCCATCGCCGCCCGCCTCGGGGACCTGCGCAAGGACGCGGAGCTGACCGGGCATGAGCTGGCTCTCCGGTGCGGGTGGAGTCCTGCGAAGTCGTCCCGCATCGAGCGGGCGAAGACACCCGCGTCGGCCGCGGACATCCGCGCCTGGTGCGAAGCGTGCGGTGCGGTGGACCAGACGGACGACCTGATCGCGGCGAACCGCCAGGCCGACCAGATGTACGTCCACTGGCAGAAGCTGCACCGGCACGGCATGCGCCGGGCCCAGGAGGAAGTTGTTCCGCTGTACGAGCGGACCCGCCACTTCCGTGTGTACTGCTCGAACGTGGTACCGGGCATACTCCAAACCGAGGCGTACGCAGCCGCCCTGCTGTCCACGATCGCCGCGTTCCAGGGCACCCCCGACGACTCCGATACGGCGGCTGCCTCCCGGGTCGAGCGCTCACGCGTCCTGCATGAAGGGGACCACCGGTTCGCCCTGCTCCTGGAAGAGACGGTTCTCCGGTACCGCATCGGTGACGATGCCACCATGGCCGGCCAACTCGGCTACCTGTTGGCGGTCATGGCTCTGCCGAACGTGAGCCTGGGGGTGATCCCCTTCACGGCTCAGCGGCGCGTCTGGCCGTTGGAGGCCTTCTATTTGTTCGACAGCCGGCAAGCGAGCGTCGAGCTGCTGACCGCCGCCGTGAACGTCTCGGCGCCGAGCGAGGTCGCCACCTACGCGAAAGCCTTCTCCGAGCTGTCCAGGATCGCTGTTCACGGCGCTCCCGCACGCGCTCTGATCTCGGAATCGATCACCCGTCTCGGATAG
- a CDS encoding acyl-CoA thioesterase, producing the protein MTAQPDRPDLPGKPTSASRTTLSHIMTGSDTNLLGTVHGGVIMKLVDDAAGAVAGRHSGGPAVTASMDEMVFLEPVRVGDLVHVRAQVNWTGRSSMEVGVRVMAERWNESTPATQVGTAYLVFAAVDADGRPRPVPPVVPETERDRRRYQEAQIRRTHRLARRRAIKELREKRAAEGFDDTREAREN; encoded by the coding sequence ATGACAGCCCAGCCGGACCGTCCGGACCTTCCCGGGAAACCGACCTCCGCGTCCCGGACCACGCTCAGCCACATCATGACCGGCAGCGACACCAATCTGCTGGGTACGGTGCACGGCGGCGTGATCATGAAGCTCGTGGACGACGCGGCGGGCGCCGTCGCGGGCCGGCACTCCGGCGGCCCCGCCGTCACCGCCTCCATGGACGAGATGGTCTTCCTGGAGCCGGTCAGGGTCGGCGACCTCGTCCACGTACGCGCCCAGGTCAACTGGACCGGCCGCTCCAGCATGGAGGTCGGCGTACGGGTCATGGCCGAGCGCTGGAACGAGTCGACGCCCGCGACCCAGGTCGGCACCGCGTACCTCGTCTTCGCCGCCGTCGACGCGGACGGCAGGCCCCGCCCCGTACCGCCGGTGGTCCCGGAGACCGAACGGGACCGGCGCCGCTACCAGGAGGCGCAGATCCGCCGTACGCACCGGCTCGCCCGGCGCCGCGCGATCAAGGAACTGCGCGAGAAGCGCGCGGCCGAGGGCTTCGACGACACGCGCGAGGCGCGGGAGAACTGA
- a CDS encoding LCP family protein produces MNEWPEGRNGESGGRYGRGSTGAQPEGARAMPHVQAPQGVPQQQGYDSGYNTGQVYGSPAGGAGGGGRGGYPPPPAGSAPRQAPDWRRRLKIGSLVLVVAVLGVSIGTYFWADGKLKREVDLSQVIDRPAQGDGTNYLIVGSDSREGMSSEEKKDLHTGSAEGKRTDSMMILHTGSNGPTLISLPRDSDVTIPSFKGSESGKLFPAQPNQHKKLNAAYAEDGPTLLVRTVEAKTGLRIDHYVEIGFAGFANIVDSIGGVELDIPKAFKDKKSGADFKAGKQTLDGEQSLAFVRTRYAFAGSDLDRTKNQQKFLAALASQTATPGTVLNPFKFYPTMGSGLDTLIVDKDMSLYSLGKMFFAMKGVTGGDGTSMNIPLAGSSGGNLLWDTAKVKELVNQLNNDEKVTVKGN; encoded by the coding sequence ATGAACGAGTGGCCCGAGGGGCGGAACGGCGAGAGCGGCGGGCGTTACGGACGCGGCAGTACGGGCGCGCAGCCCGAGGGCGCCCGCGCGATGCCCCACGTACAGGCACCGCAGGGCGTACCCCAGCAGCAGGGGTACGACAGCGGCTACAACACGGGCCAGGTCTACGGCTCGCCCGCGGGGGGCGCGGGCGGCGGTGGCCGGGGCGGTTATCCCCCGCCCCCGGCGGGATCCGCGCCGCGGCAGGCGCCGGACTGGCGGCGCCGGCTCAAGATCGGCTCGCTGGTGCTGGTCGTCGCGGTCCTCGGTGTCTCCATCGGCACGTACTTCTGGGCGGACGGCAAGCTCAAGCGCGAGGTCGACCTGTCGCAGGTCATCGACCGCCCGGCGCAGGGCGACGGCACGAACTACCTGATCGTCGGCTCGGACAGCCGCGAGGGCATGTCGTCGGAGGAGAAGAAGGACCTCCACACCGGCTCGGCCGAGGGCAAGCGCACCGACTCGATGATGATCCTGCACACGGGGTCGAACGGTCCGACGCTGATCTCGCTGCCGCGTGACTCGGACGTGACGATCCCGTCGTTCAAGGGCTCGGAGTCGGGCAAGCTGTTCCCGGCCCAGCCGAACCAGCACAAGAAGCTGAACGCGGCCTACGCCGAGGACGGCCCTACCCTGCTGGTCCGCACCGTCGAGGCCAAGACCGGCCTGCGGATCGACCACTACGTCGAGATCGGCTTCGCCGGCTTCGCCAACATCGTGGACTCGATCGGCGGGGTGGAGCTCGACATCCCGAAGGCCTTCAAGGACAAGAAGTCCGGCGCGGACTTCAAGGCGGGCAAGCAGACCCTGGACGGCGAGCAGTCGCTGGCGTTCGTCCGGACGCGGTACGCGTTCGCGGGCAGTGACCTGGACCGTACGAAGAACCAGCAGAAGTTCCTCGCGGCCCTGGCCTCCCAGACGGCGACCCCGGGCACGGTCCTCAACCCGTTCAAGTTCTACCCGACCATGGGCTCGGGCCTGGACACCCTGATCGTGGACAAGGACATGTCCCTGTACTCGCTCGGCAAGATGTTCTTCGCGATGAAGGGCGTCACGGGCGGCGACGGCACGTCGATGAACATCCCGCTCGCGGGCAGCTCGGGCGGCAACCTGCTCTGGGACACGGCGAAGGTCAAGGAACTGGTGAACCAGCTCAACAACGACGAAAAGGTCACGGTCAAGGGCAACTGA